A stretch of the Ensifer sp. PDNC004 genome encodes the following:
- a CDS encoding RbsD/FucU family protein, with product MLKGLNPILSPELLATLRAMGHGDEIALVDGNYPGQEHARRLVRLDGHGLIPVLDAILSVLPIDDFVADAIFRATVKQDKDALDPVHQEIIACCGRHEPNRRVVPLLGADFYPRVRAAHTVVQTSEPRLYGNVILRKGVIYP from the coding sequence ATGCTGAAAGGCCTAAACCCGATCCTCAGTCCCGAACTGCTCGCAACGCTGCGGGCGATGGGCCATGGCGACGAGATCGCGCTGGTGGATGGCAACTATCCCGGCCAGGAACATGCGCGCCGGCTCGTGCGGCTCGACGGGCATGGGCTGATCCCGGTGCTCGACGCCATCTTGAGCGTCTTGCCGATCGACGATTTCGTGGCCGACGCGATCTTCCGGGCAACGGTCAAACAGGACAAGGACGCGCTCGATCCGGTCCACCAGGAGATCATCGCGTGCTGCGGCAGGCACGAGCCGAACCGCCGCGTCGTTCCCCTGCTCGGCGCCGATTTCTATCCGCGCGTTCGAGCCGCCCATACGGTCGTGCAGACCAGCGAGCCTCGACTTTACGGAAACGTCATCCTGCGCAAGGGCGTGATCTATCCCTAG
- a CDS encoding DoxX family protein encodes MPQNVAVLVGRILLSIMFIMSGFSKLMDPSGTAQMITGAGWPAPTVLAYLAGLFELVAGLAVLVGFQTKIAAYLLAAFSLVTAFAFHSGAINVPNFPPEANGLLTVFNGLMMMKNVAIAGGFLVLGAFGPGALSVDKRGA; translated from the coding sequence ATGCCTCAGAATGTTGCCGTCCTCGTCGGACGCATCCTGCTTTCTATCATGTTCATCATGTCCGGTTTCAGCAAGCTGATGGATCCCTCGGGCACTGCCCAGATGATCACCGGCGCCGGCTGGCCGGCTCCGACCGTGCTTGCCTACCTCGCAGGTCTCTTCGAGCTTGTTGCCGGTCTCGCCGTCCTCGTCGGCTTCCAGACGAAGATTGCTGCCTATCTGCTCGCCGCCTTCAGCTTGGTCACCGCCTTTGCCTTCCACAGCGGCGCGATCAATGTTCCGAACTTCCCGCCGGAAGCCAATGGCCTGCTCACCGTCTTCAACGGCCTGATGATGATGAAGAACGTTGCGATCGCCGGCGGCTTCCTGGTGCTCGGTGCTTTCGGCCCCGGCGCGCTGTCGGTCGACAAGCGCGGCGCCTGA
- a CDS encoding Crp/Fnr family transcriptional regulator translates to MNEINRSPTFWRSFPIFEEFDKSTIAELADIATYRKWPAGTVIFQRGDEGNYMIVVISGRIKLSLITPQGRELMLRQHEAGAIFGEMAVLDGQTRSADATTMTASEGYVIGKKAFLDIVTNRPEAAEAVIRFLCAQLRDTTERLETIALYDLNARVARFFLATLRQIHGNELPESANLRLTMSQTDIAGVLGASRPKVNRAIQWLEESGAIKRNEGIIACKVGRLQSIADPEED, encoded by the coding sequence ATGAACGAAATCAACCGGAGCCCGACATTCTGGCGCTCGTTTCCGATTTTTGAAGAATTCGACAAGAGCACGATTGCCGAGCTTGCGGATATCGCAACCTACCGGAAGTGGCCGGCCGGCACCGTGATCTTCCAGCGCGGCGATGAAGGCAATTACATGATTGTCGTCATCTCTGGGCGCATCAAGCTGTCGCTGATCACGCCGCAGGGACGCGAGCTCATGCTGCGCCAGCACGAAGCGGGCGCGATCTTCGGCGAGATGGCCGTGCTCGACGGCCAGACCCGTTCGGCCGATGCGACGACCATGACCGCGTCCGAAGGCTATGTGATCGGCAAAAAGGCCTTTCTCGATATCGTCACCAATCGCCCGGAAGCGGCCGAAGCAGTGATCCGCTTTCTCTGTGCCCAGCTTCGCGACACGACCGAGCGGCTGGAAACTATCGCGCTTTACGACCTCAACGCCCGGGTGGCGCGCTTCTTCCTCGCGACGCTCCGGCAGATCCACGGCAACGAATTGCCGGAAAGCGCCAATCTGAGGCTGACCATGAGCCAGACGGATATCGCCGGCGTGCTCGGCGCCAGCCGGCCAAAGGTGAACCGCGCCATCCAATGGCTGGAGGAAAGCGGCGCGATCAAGCGCAACGAAGGCATCATCGCCTGCAAGGTCGGCCGCCTGCAGAGCATTGCTGACCCCGAGGAGGACTAG